The Verrucomicrobiota bacterium genomic interval GGTGTAGGTGTTGTCGCGCACGGGCTTGGGTCTTGCCGGATAGCGAACGTCGGTCGGCTTGGCGTTTTTGCTGCCGTTGGACAGATCCACGAGCAGGCCGCCATAAAAGACACGCGGTTCCTGAGGTTTGGATTGGGTTTTCGTGGCTGGACTTGCGATGGCTTCCGCGCCTTTCTTTCCTGATTGCGCCTGCATTGCAGGCCGACCCCCCGGAGCGTTTTGAGCCAAAGACGTCACGCTGAAGGAGACAGCGGCCAGGATGAGGAAACGGAAGAGCGGATTCATGCGGAACATTCCATCACAAGCGGGCGCTTTGTCAAAAGCTGAAAAATCTGATTTCCATGCTTGACAAGAGATTCTGCCAAAAGAACATTTGGTAAAGTTCCGCGAAGGCGCCTGCCGCATCCGATACGACTAATGCCTATGCTGACAATCTACGGTAACCGATCCCGTTTCTGTGACGGAATCTCGCGACGAAATTTCCTGAGAATCGGCGCGCTCGGCCTGGGCGGCCTGAGCATGGCCCAGCTTCTGCAAGCCGAAGCGGTGGTCAAGGTCGGGCGATCCCACAAAGCGATCATCATGATCTTCCTTCCGGGAGGTCCCTCGCACCAGGATATGTTCGACTTGAGAATGGATGCGCCAGCGGAGATTCGGGGTGAATTCAAGCCGATCAAAACCAAAGTCCCCGGAATCCAGATTTGCGAACATCTGCCAAAGCTCGCTGCGCTCATGGACAAACTCGTGCTCATTCGGTCCATGGTTGGCGCGGAAGATAACCATTACGCGTTCCAATGTTTGACGGGCCGTCACATGCGCGGCCAACCGCCCGGCGGCTGGCCCGCTCTGGGTTCAGTCCTTTCGAAACTTGGAGGCCCGGTCAATAGCGCCGTCCCGCCTTATGTCGGGTTGTCGCCGAAGATGGGACATGTGCCGTGGTCGGACAATGGCACGCCGGGATTTCTCGGTGTGGCCCATGCGCCCTTCACACCGAACAAAGGATCGGCTCAAGGCGACATGGTGCTGAACGGCGTGACGTTGGACCGCCTGTCCGACCGGAAATCCTTGCTTGTCAGTTTCGATCAATTTCGCCGTCAAGTGGACGCCCAGGGTTTGATGGAGGGACTGGACGCGTTCAACCAACAAGCGTTCGGCGTGCTGACCTCCAGCAAACTGCTCGACGCGCTCGACGTCGGGAAGGAAGACCAGAAAATCCGCGATTGGTACGGCAAGGGCGATCCCAAGAACCGGGACGATGGCGGGCCGAAACTCATGGAGCATTTCCTGATTGCGCGGCGATTGGTGGAAGCCGGAGCGCGTTGTGTCACACTCGCCTTCAGCCGGTGGGATCATCACGGCGATAACTTCGGCGCGCTGCGCCAGGACTTGCCTTTGCTCGATCAAGGTGTCAGCGCTCTCATCGAGGACCTGCACCAACGCGGGCTGGAGAAGGACGTCTCGGTCGTGATGTGGGGTGAATTTGGCCGGACGCCTGTGATCAACAAGGACGCCGGGCGCGATCATTGGCCGCGAGTTTCTTGCGCGATGCTGGCTGGCGGTGGGATCAAGGCTGGGCAGGTCATTGGAGCGACGGACCGGCTCGGGGGCGAAGCGGTCGAACGCCCCGTGCAATTCGGCGAAGTGTTTGCCACGCTGTATCACAATCTCGGAATCGATGTGAACAAAATGACCGTTCCCGACCTGGCCGGGCGTCCGCAGTACCTGGTGGACAACGGTTATCAGCCGATGCGCGAACTGATCTGACGCATGCTGACGATCTACGGTCCCAAAGCGCGATTCTGCGACGGCATTTCCCGGAGGAATTTTCTCAAGATCGGCGCGCTCGGACTCGGCGGACTGGCGTTGCCCCAACTCCTCGAAGTCGAATCTAGGGCAGGGGTCCGGCGCTCTCACAAAGCCGTCATCATGATTTATCTTCCGGGCGGCCCGCCGCACCAGGACATGTTCGATCTCAAACTGGATGCGCCTCTGGAGATTCGTGGAGAATTCAAACCGATCCCGACGAAAGTCCCCGGCATCCGGATTTGCGAGCATCTCCCGCACATGGCGGGAATGATGGACAAGCTGGCGATCCTCCGGTCGGTCGTCGGCGCGCGCGATGAGCACAGCGATTTCCAGTGCATGACTGGACGGCTGTCGCGCGATCAGCCGCCGGGAGGCTGGCCGTCGTTTGGCGCGATCATTTCGAAGCTGCAAGGCCCGACGGATCTCGCTCTTCCTCCGTTTGTCGGTCTCGAACCGAAGATGCAGCACCGACCTTACAACGCCGCGAATCCCGGTTTCCTGGGCGCACAGAACAGTTCATTCAAACCCGGCGGCGAAGGGAAGTCGGACATGATTCTGAACGGCGTGACGCTCGAACGCCTCGCGGACCGGCGTACGCTTCTCTCCAGCTTCGACCAATTTCGGCGCGAAGTGGATTCGAGCGGTTTGATGGAGGGATTGGACGCGTTCAATCAGCAGGCTCTTGGCGTGCTCACTTCCAGCAAACTCCTCGCTGCTCTGGATTTTCAGAAGGAAGACAAACGCATCATCGAACGGTACGGGAAAGGCGATCCCAAACCGCACGGCGACGCCGCGCCCATGCTCACGGAACAATTCCTGGTCGCGCGGCGGTTGGTTGAAGCTGGAGCGCGTGTCGTCACGGTCGCTTTTGGATTCTGGGATTACCACGGGAACAACCACAAACATGCCAAGGCGGATTTGCCGTTGCTCGATCGCGGCGTCACGGCGCTCATTCAGGACTTGCACGAGCGCGGATTGGACAAAGACGTTTCCGTCGTGGTCTGGGGAGAATTTGGCCGCACGCCGACGATCAATAAAGACGCCGGCCGCGATCACTGGCCGAAAGTCTCGTGCGCGGTGCTGGCAGGTGGCGGGATGAAGATGGGCCAGGCCATTGGCGCCACGGACCGGCTCGGCGGCGAAGCCAGCGAACGGCCGGTGGATTTTCAGGAAGTCTTTGCGACGCTCTATCATAACCTGGGGATCGACGCTAACAAGACCACCATCACCGATTTGTCCGGCCGACCTCGTTATCTGGTGGATGGGTTTCAGCCGATCCACGAACTGATCTAAACCCCAATATCATCGAGACCATGACAAGATTTCCCTTCCGCCTCTGGATCGCCCTCGCGGTGCTTGCTCTGGCCA includes:
- a CDS encoding DUF1501 domain-containing protein produces the protein MLTIYGNRSRFCDGISRRNFLRIGALGLGGLSMAQLLQAEAVVKVGRSHKAIIMIFLPGGPSHQDMFDLRMDAPAEIRGEFKPIKTKVPGIQICEHLPKLAALMDKLVLIRSMVGAEDNHYAFQCLTGRHMRGQPPGGWPALGSVLSKLGGPVNSAVPPYVGLSPKMGHVPWSDNGTPGFLGVAHAPFTPNKGSAQGDMVLNGVTLDRLSDRKSLLVSFDQFRRQVDAQGLMEGLDAFNQQAFGVLTSSKLLDALDVGKEDQKIRDWYGKGDPKNRDDGGPKLMEHFLIARRLVEAGARCVTLAFSRWDHHGDNFGALRQDLPLLDQGVSALIEDLHQRGLEKDVSVVMWGEFGRTPVINKDAGRDHWPRVSCAMLAGGGIKAGQVIGATDRLGGEAVERPVQFGEVFATLYHNLGIDVNKMTVPDLAGRPQYLVDNGYQPMRELI
- a CDS encoding DUF1501 domain-containing protein; translated protein: MLTIYGPKARFCDGISRRNFLKIGALGLGGLALPQLLEVESRAGVRRSHKAVIMIYLPGGPPHQDMFDLKLDAPLEIRGEFKPIPTKVPGIRICEHLPHMAGMMDKLAILRSVVGARDEHSDFQCMTGRLSRDQPPGGWPSFGAIISKLQGPTDLALPPFVGLEPKMQHRPYNAANPGFLGAQNSSFKPGGEGKSDMILNGVTLERLADRRTLLSSFDQFRREVDSSGLMEGLDAFNQQALGVLTSSKLLAALDFQKEDKRIIERYGKGDPKPHGDAAPMLTEQFLVARRLVEAGARVVTVAFGFWDYHGNNHKHAKADLPLLDRGVTALIQDLHERGLDKDVSVVVWGEFGRTPTINKDAGRDHWPKVSCAVLAGGGMKMGQAIGATDRLGGEASERPVDFQEVFATLYHNLGIDANKTTITDLSGRPRYLVDGFQPIHELI